ACACTTTTAGGGGCTAAACTGCGAAGGCTTTCGCATACATTGCGCAACAAAATATATTGGAAGATTATTCTCAATAATGTAAATGAATATAACTTCATTTTATGTATTTCAAAAATGACAAAGTTTGTTCTATTTCTACATCATTGACGGAGAGTGCGACAAGATCCGGCTAGCGTGTCGTAGCCGTTTTCACCGCACACTCTGGTTCTGGTTCTTTTATTCGTATATGTCCTCTGAATATGGTctgaggtctcacatcttctctCTTTTCTCTTCCTTtctagggtatcacaatgggccaaactggcctccgcgTGAACTCTCCTATGTTGggcaacctaatctaacctaacatcTTGGGAACTAATGTAGAATAACGTTGCATATGTTAAGTTTAAAGGCTTTCGTGGAATAATTGTTAGGGTATTTATTTGAGTTAGGGGTTTTCGGCATACTCTTGCGGAATTTTTGTCGAGATTCCTGTTATATGATTTCTatgatacatttttatacccaccaccgaaggatgggggtatattcattttgtcattccgtttgcaacacatcgaaatatccatttccgaacctattaaaaatatatatatattcttgacgacttccttcgtcaatttggaccagatcggttcagatttggatatagctgccatatagacgtatccttcgatttagggtcttaggcccattaaagccacatttattatctgattttgctgaaatttgcgacagagagttgtgttaggcccttcaatatccttcgtaaatttctcttagatcggtccagatttggatgtagctgccacatagacggatcctccgatttaaggtcttaggcccataaaaggcgcatttttttatcgatgtcgccgaaatttgggacagtgagttaagttaaaccccctgacatacttctgcaatatggcatagatcggtctagatttggatatagctgccatatagaccgatctttcggtttaaggttttggggccataaaaagcgcatttattgtccgatgtcgccgcaatttgggacagttagttgtgttaagcccttcgatagccttcttcaattttactcagatcggtccagatttggaaatagctgccatatagaccgatatctcgatttaaagtcttggccccaaaatgacgcatttattatccgatttaacagaaatttgacacattgacttattttagggttttcgacatccatcttgtatatggttcagatcggtttatttttagatataacaactaaaaagaccaatatttttttatacataattcaacaatgacttgtacttattagtatttggtccaaaccggatcatatttcgatataactgctgtgggacaataggtatgcaattttcaccggatttggatgaaaggtggtttacaaatatacccgaggtggtgggtatctaaagttcggcccggccgaacttaatgcctttttacttgttttctttgtacaaaattttaagcacctagctttactctttcgaaagttagcgtgttttcgatagacagacggacagtaggacatacggacggacatggctagatcgacttaaaatgtcatgacgatcaaaaaaaaaaaaatgtatatatgctttatggggtcttagacgtatatttcgaggtgttacaaacggattgacgaaatttgtatacccccatcctatggtggatggtaacAATTAATGTCTGGTTGTTGTAAGTATGTATTTAATTTTGctactattacagcagtagtaaaacttgaaccatacttggcgaaattgttggatattataataaaacacgtcgtgcaaaatttcattccaatcggataagaaatgcgccctctaagggctcaagaaatcaagacccaagatcggtttgtatggcattatatcaaaacatggaccgatatggcccatttacaatcccaaccgacctacactaataagaagtatttgtgcaaaatttcaagcggctagctttactccttcgaaagttaccgtgcgTTCGACaggcagatggatggacggacggacagacggacggacatggctagatcgacataaaacatcatgacgatcaagaatatattgggttgcccaaaaagtaattgcggatttttcatatagtcggcgttgacaaatttttttacggttttgactctgtaattgcattctttcttctgtcagttatcagctgttacttttagcttgctttagaaaaaaagtgtaaaaaaagtatatttgaataaatttcattctaagttttattaaaaatgcatttactttcttttaaaaaatccgcaattactttttgggcaacccaatatatactttataggttttcagacgaatatttcgagtagttacaaaccgaatgacgaaattagcatatccccatcctatggtcgaggatataaaaatggtatggcagccatgcgGCACACCTTTCGGACTtgaataaaaaggaggccccttatcttttaatttacttcaattggttatgacagaaaatttgtccgattttgatgaaattagccGCACGTAGAATAACTTTCCAAGCGCCTGGATCTTCTTTGGAGGTGTcgcccaccacttgatctaGCCATCGGACTTTTGGCGGTCTCGGTTTGCGTCAAGAGACtcctttgctgaagcttcttcatcaattccgacaacatgacctagccaacgcgtCCGATGTATTTTGATATGTATACCTATGCTATCttcatcatacagctcgtgattcatacgatGCCGATACTCTCCATTACGCAAAATTGTccaaatattttacgaagaatctttctctcaaatactttaagcacaagtacccatgcctcggaacctcggaggccccttatcactgagcttaaatttgaatgggACAACAGATTTAGTTTTGTTCAAtatttttcagtattttaaaagcactatggggagatccggattgtgagaagacgaggttactACTGAAATGAAGCAAGCAGGAGCTCAGTTAAGCTTTCGATATCAtaataggactatgagctcatcTATGGAAAATTagtgaggcaagtgatagcttgtgcatggcatgcggggaatatgatgagacgttggagcatttcctatgtcattgccaggctttcggggctaacagacaccgacacttaggtggggacaataccagacataaaccaactaaggggagtggcatggaaagcaattagggattttgtaagcagcacggaattcctaaattaaattttctttttcgagattacttttttgtatttagagcacaaaacaagccgattacaggccaccccatgccactatggtgtATGTTCATAGAGCCCTGCAGTGGATTATACACAATTTGGTTCTGAAAAAAAAGGGAGTAAGTGTTGGGCGGGAAATGCTCAAACTAGAccattcattttgttttttagatCTTGACAAGCTCTTTTAACTTATATACCCTGTTCTGAATCAAGGATTTGAAAACAAGGATCAGAAATTGTGAAGTAATATCCACTTTCTTGTCGTGTGTACCACGGTGGGTCATAAGGTAAAATATGTGGGTACTTcacattattgcaaaattagtccaaatcggatgaacatgtaaataatatttatgccaatttcaACTCATTGCCGCAGGCGTCGTCTCTCGACGAAAAATTAGTCTATGGCAAATTTCAAGTTTATCAGATGGAATATGCGATATGAActttgataaaaaattattcGATGTGCGTACTTATCAATTTGTCTCATTCTAAAAGGTGTGAATAAGAACATCCATGCAGTTATTTTGCGGTCTATTGACCCCAAATTCACACATATAAACGGCCATTTCAGTCTTCTATTGCGAAAAATGAGCCAGTGGACAAATCAGTCCAAATGTTCTATGTTTGTAATGCATGGAAATActcatttccgactctacaacATGAAGCCATTTCATTCCGTTTATCCATCAGAGCTACATCAGATCATATCTTGATGtacccccatatggaccgatccccgatttaagatcttgggctcataaaagactcatttattaccctattttgaTGATATTATGAATAACGAGTCGTGTTGGAACTTTTGATATCATTGCCATATATGGTAAAGATCGCAGGATATATGGATACGGataccttatagaccgatttaaggtctgaagcccataaaagccacattaacagccgattttgatgaaatttggaacagagggtTGTGTCAGACCCTTCATCATGTAAATCGATGTCTCATTTTGTGATCTATGGCTcgcaaaagacgcatttatttaccCGATATCCATAcaatttggaactgtgagtaGTTTGAAGTCCCACgatgtatatagctgccatataaacatatctcccgattaaaggagatatcattgcccggctttggcgGTCAACATACACCAacacttaggtgaggacacaaaaccaactaaggggcatggaatggaaaaaatttgggattttgtaagaagcactgaatacctgacttagattttttttcgaggcaCTTTTAAGCATTGAGAGCTCACAACGAGCCGAATACTGTAGCCTTATACGTACCCAAGAAACTTGCTCGTAAGGTCCATTTATATACAGCTATATATAGTTCTATCTGAACCATGCTTGTCACGCTCAAATGACTAAATCATTGTCGTAATGACAAAATGCTTTAAATGATTGGGTTTTTGGGGCGTAAATAAaacagcacaaaaaaaaaactattgtccTATTTTCCCCCATCTCTGACTTCTCCACTTGACTTACCTAATGACCTGTTTGTcctcgatttaattgaaatatcaGTTGAGGATTGAAGAAAATCTAAAATTCTATTTTGGTTCAAAGTTTATGGTCAACACTGTTTAGTGAGAAGAAAATCTCATCAGTTGAATCGAAATCATCATCAAACAAAAACCTTCGTTCATTTGTCTAGCAAAGTGCATTACCATAGTCCCCCATGATGTGTCATACTTACTCTCAGCATTCGCATATTCGCCGCAGTGGTCGCGGTTGGAGTGCAAACACAATTTTACACGCACCGCTGGACTTGCTTGCTTGTTTTCGGCCAAAGCAAGCGTCATATCCTCTGCATGTCCCACAGCCGTTCGATGCCCCGATATGCTGTAATGAGGTCTCTGGACAATGTGATTAATTGTGGTCTCCCTGAAGGTTGCCTCTTTGCCCGAAGGCAACAAGGATATGTTGTCAACAACTTCCCAAGTTGCCATGGGTGACTCACGATTTACTAGCGATTCGACGATTGCAATTAGAGACAAGCAGGTGGCGGCTATGTTAATGCCCACTACATGTGAATTAGGATCGTAGGTCACATGCAGCGGTGGTGGTATTTTGCTCACCTTTGTGGTGGCCTGCACTTCGTTTGAGTAACCCGAACTGCCTTTCGCATTGAGGGCATATATCTTGAACATATAACTTTGATGTTGATCCAACGGGGTTACCTTGCAAGGATTGTCCCGAAAACAGTCAAATTCCAACCACTCAGGCGAGCCCATCCCACCGGAGAAGACATAGCTATGGACAGCGCTACAATCGGAGAGCAGCTGTTCTTTGGGGGTGGGTACTCGACGATAGGTTACCAGAAACTTTGTGCTCATCATGCCGCCATTGAATCCCGGTATCCAGCTGATAATGACAAAGTTGTGCGATGTTTCTAATACCTTTAGAGATGTAGGCCTCTCCGGCGGACCTTTGGGCTGAAGACGTATCTGTGTTCGTATGGTGTCGAGTGGATTTACCGCTCGACAAGAGTAGTCGCCGTAATCGGAGTGCGATAGGTGATTTATTCTTAAAATTGATGTGTAGATGTCATTGTTGTCGACTCTGGTGCTGATTTCATAGTGGCCATCAGAGGACATGGTCAGAGGGGAGGGATTGTTTCCGAATTGCCATTGAAATTCTGGTTTGGGATAAGCTTGGACTTTGCACTGCACTTCAGCTGATTCACGCACATCATACGCCACTTTGTTGTATTGGTGCAGGACGATGGGTTCGTGTTCTATGCGCAGATGCATGCTCGAGTTGGCCGAGTTGACTTCGTTTTCATACAGGCATGTGTATAGGCCACGGTCCGAGGGAACCAGTTGATTGCCGGTGGGACGTCCTTTCCCTCGAAACTTCAAAATACTCTGTACAGTGACCACGCCATTGGAAGTCTCAGTTGGAGTTGTTCGTATCTCGAACATTTTGCGACCGGGCAATACCTCCGTTCCATCTTTTATCCATCGGATAATGGGAGCCGGCTTGGCTTTTGCGCTACACGTCACAGCATAATCCAAGTCGCCAACGCGGCGTGTCATATGCTGCTGCAGTTTGGCTATGAATTGTGGAGGCTGATGTACCTCCAAGGTAATGGTGGCCATTTTCCCCATGCCCAATTCATTGACGGCATGACAATGATATTTGCCCTCACTGCCCAAGTGAGCCTTGGGAATGGAATACTGGGGtccttgggctaaaattttctgCGTGTTGCTAAACTCGCCCTCCATGTCACGGAACCAACGATACTGCGGCACAGGCCAACCTGGAGGGCTAGCTGAACAACTCAAGGTTACACCATTTCCCACATGCACCACTGGCTTATTGGGCGTGATGTAGGCCTGACCGGGTCGGTGGCGCACCAGCAAAGCCACAGTGGAATTGCCCACTCCCTCAACTCGTTTTGTGCCATAGGGTTGCATCAAGTTCACCGCTCTGCAGATGTAATTCCCGGCATGCTCCGCTCTCACCGAAACCAATGTTAGTTGCTCGCCAGTAAAGCGAAAATCTGGAGCCCCTTCTTTGAGCCACTCGATAGTGACAGGCGATGGATTTGCAGTTAC
The Stomoxys calcitrans chromosome 3, idStoCalc2.1, whole genome shotgun sequence genome window above contains:
- the LOC106091695 gene encoding uncharacterized protein LOC106091695, giving the protein MVSNVRWTRNGQYVSTTPTHTIYRVSRHHAGKYTCTADNGLGKTGEKDLVLDVLYPPIVVIETKTHEAEEGETVVVRCNVTANPSPVTIEWLKEGAPDFRFTGEQLTLVSVRAEHAGNYICRAVNLMQPYGTKRVEGVGNSTVALLVRHRPGQAYITPNKPVVHVGNGVTLSCSASPPGWPVPQYRWFRDMEGEFSNTQKILAQGPQYSIPKAHLGSEGKYHCHAVNELGMGKMATITLEVHQPPQFIAKLQQHMTRRVGDLDYAVTCSAKAKPAPIIRWIKDGTEVLPGRKMFEIRTTPTETSNGVVTVQSILKFRGKGRPTGNQLVPSDRGLYTCLYENEVNSANSSMHLRIEHEPIVLHQYNKVAYDVRESAEVQCKVQAYPKPEFQWQFGNNPSPLTMSSDGHYEISTRVDNNDIYTSILRINHLSHSDYGDYSCRAVNPLDTIRTQIRLQPKGPPERPTSLKVLETSHNFVIISWIPGFNGGMMSTKFLVTYRRVPTPKEQLLSDCSAVHSYVFSGGMGSPEWLEFDCFRDNPCKVTPLDQHQSYMFKIYALNAKGSSGYSNEVQATTKVSKIPPPLHVTYDPNSHVVGINIAATCLSLIAIVESLVNRESPMATWEVVDNISLLPSGKEATFRETTINHIVQRPHYSISGHRTAVGHAEDMTLALAENKQASPAVRVKLCLHSNRDHCGEYANAEIGKSYLPEKSTLTTSAIVAIVIASVTFLLFAAFTIMLCRCRRSATATKKSTNTAAKEYDLDSGRPSIVAQTSGQQQQPPPPPYYPTGSLDSKTLDTHAMELTLTAVHDPDDQLHHQQQQQQVQHQQHHQQQQNSTTNSSLYGSQNGYGYHMTSAIGVEGDSYQVIPSSGLHTLTGGPEWSSLHYPSSENNYTNSSSICASIGSNQDTLWRMKMSAAAAANAASMQQQQQQHPSTQIYIERTPSAFSSCGSGGGGVGIGADPLTQYVVDYVGFPVPPPPHITSVTASGSQHSFQSGSSHNVPSLSAATASSQSSTTTNSTSSTTTPIATGASNNCTTLQRQEKKQLKDSSNQPAIASQRYGTLKKSTKHHSQHTAAGATTQTSMDHSQLGKWTKPKSKN